One genomic window of Salvia miltiorrhiza cultivar Shanhuang (shh) chromosome 4, IMPLAD_Smil_shh, whole genome shotgun sequence includes the following:
- the LOC131020235 gene encoding uncharacterized protein LOC131020235 isoform X2 yields the protein MICSAFPKPRISIPNERVFRSNISAILIPRLKFNKVPLITKTCYLKPPKLISVKTGMMTKASDGATVMLTSGASGRINALLSLRALRSVLRLISAFFLILLLPFRGRKRCAAVGAAPESPEKGGGKEEKALATTGKVVTVPAAMVPMKSVAAVVDKDVAARRALAIKRVEEDNGGGDNEGTARAYSLFITSRGDTIFTQSWTPVVVQVRGLVVLLHGLNEHSGRYDAFAKKLNANGFKVYGMDWIGHGGSDGLHAYVHSLDDAVNDMKLFLSKVLAENPGLPCFCFGHSTGGAIILKAALDPKVKQRVAGIILTSPAIGVQPSHPIFAVLAPVFSFLFPRFQFSAANKRGIAVSRDPDALVAKYSDPLVFTGAIR from the exons ATGATTTGCTCGGCATTTCCGAAACCTAGAATTTCAATTCCAAATGAGCGTGTTTTCCGATCAAATATTAGCGCAATCTTAATTCCGAGATTAAAATTCAACAAAGTTCCATTAATCACGAAAACGTGTTATCTCAAACCGCCGAAGCTGATATCCGTTAAAACCGGAATGATGACGAAAGCAAGCGACGGAGCCACCGTAATGCTGACCTCAGGCGCGAGCGGGAGAATCAATGCGCTGCTGTCTCTACGCGCGTTGAGGAGCGTATTGCGGCTGATCAGCGCGTTTTTCCTGATCCTCCTCCTGCCGTTCCGCGGGAGGAAGCGGTGCGCAGCGGTGGGTGCCGCGCCCGAGTCTCCGGAGAAAGGCGGCGGGAAGGAGGAAAAGGCCCTGGCTACGACGGGTAAGGTGGTGACTGTGCCGGCGGCGATGGTCCCGATGAAGAGCGTGGCGGCGGTTGTTGACAAAGATGTGGCGGCGCGGAGGGCGCTGGCGATTAAGAGAGTGGAGGAGGATAACGGAGGTGGAGATAATGAGGGTACGGCGAGGGCGTATTCGTTGTTTATTACGTCGAGAGGTGATACTATTTTTACTCAGTCATGGACGCCCGTTGTGGTTCAAGTCAG GGGACTGGTCGTTCTCTTgcatggtctcaatgaacacAG TGGAAGATATGATGCGTTCGCCAAGAAACTAAATGCAAATGGTTTCAAAGTTTACGGAATGGACTGGATTG GACATGGTGGCAGCGATGGATTGCACGCCTATGTTCATTCTCTTGATGATGCAGTTAATGATATG AAATTGTTTCTCAGCAAGGTTTTAGCTGAAAATCCAGGACTTCCGTGCTTCTGCTTTGGACATTCCACTGGTGGGGCTATAATTTTGAAG GCAGCACTTGATCCGAAAGTGAAACAGCGCGTAGCAGGCATAATATTAACTTCGCCTGCCATAGGAGTTCAGCCATCCCATCCAATTTTTGCT GTGCTGGCTCCGGTGTTTTCCTTCTTGTTTCCTCGTTTTCAATTCAGTGCGGCAAACAAGAGAGGCATTGCAGTCTCAAGAGATCCAGATGCACTAGTGGCAAAGTATTCAGATCCACTAGTATTCACTGGAGCCATTAGA TGA
- the LOC131020235 gene encoding uncharacterized protein LOC131020235 isoform X1 — MICSAFPKPRISIPNERVFRSNISAILIPRLKFNKVPLITKTCYLKPPKLISVKTGMMTKASDGATVMLTSGASGRINALLSLRALRSVLRLISAFFLILLLPFRGRKRCAAVGAAPESPEKGGGKEEKALATTGKVVTVPAAMVPMKSVAAVVDKDVAARRALAIKRVEEDNGGGDNEGTARAYSLFITSRGDTIFTQSWTPVVVQVRGLVVLLHGLNEHSGRYDAFAKKLNANGFKVYGMDWIGHGGSDGLHAYVHSLDDAVNDMKLFLSKVLAENPGLPCFCFGHSTGGAIILKAALDPKVKQRVAGIILTSPAIGVQPSHPIFAVLAPVFSFLFPRFQFSAANKRGIAVSRDPDALVAKYSDPLVFTGAIRVRTGYEILRITAYLQQNLSRLTVPFLVLHGSDDSVTDPGASQKLYKEASSSDKNIVLYEGLLHDLLFEREKEEIMEHIISWLNSRV; from the exons ATGATTTGCTCGGCATTTCCGAAACCTAGAATTTCAATTCCAAATGAGCGTGTTTTCCGATCAAATATTAGCGCAATCTTAATTCCGAGATTAAAATTCAACAAAGTTCCATTAATCACGAAAACGTGTTATCTCAAACCGCCGAAGCTGATATCCGTTAAAACCGGAATGATGACGAAAGCAAGCGACGGAGCCACCGTAATGCTGACCTCAGGCGCGAGCGGGAGAATCAATGCGCTGCTGTCTCTACGCGCGTTGAGGAGCGTATTGCGGCTGATCAGCGCGTTTTTCCTGATCCTCCTCCTGCCGTTCCGCGGGAGGAAGCGGTGCGCAGCGGTGGGTGCCGCGCCCGAGTCTCCGGAGAAAGGCGGCGGGAAGGAGGAAAAGGCCCTGGCTACGACGGGTAAGGTGGTGACTGTGCCGGCGGCGATGGTCCCGATGAAGAGCGTGGCGGCGGTTGTTGACAAAGATGTGGCGGCGCGGAGGGCGCTGGCGATTAAGAGAGTGGAGGAGGATAACGGAGGTGGAGATAATGAGGGTACGGCGAGGGCGTATTCGTTGTTTATTACGTCGAGAGGTGATACTATTTTTACTCAGTCATGGACGCCCGTTGTGGTTCAAGTCAG GGGACTGGTCGTTCTCTTgcatggtctcaatgaacacAG TGGAAGATATGATGCGTTCGCCAAGAAACTAAATGCAAATGGTTTCAAAGTTTACGGAATGGACTGGATTG GACATGGTGGCAGCGATGGATTGCACGCCTATGTTCATTCTCTTGATGATGCAGTTAATGATATG AAATTGTTTCTCAGCAAGGTTTTAGCTGAAAATCCAGGACTTCCGTGCTTCTGCTTTGGACATTCCACTGGTGGGGCTATAATTTTGAAG GCAGCACTTGATCCGAAAGTGAAACAGCGCGTAGCAGGCATAATATTAACTTCGCCTGCCATAGGAGTTCAGCCATCCCATCCAATTTTTGCT GTGCTGGCTCCGGTGTTTTCCTTCTTGTTTCCTCGTTTTCAATTCAGTGCGGCAAACAAGAGAGGCATTGCAGTCTCAAGAGATCCAGATGCACTAGTGGCAAAGTATTCAGATCCACTAGTATTCACTGGAGCCATTAGAGTAAGAACGGGCTATGAAATTCTTAGGATAACGGCATACTTGCAGCAGAACTTAAGCAGGCTGACAGTGCCGTTTCTTGTTCTTCACGGCAGTGATGATTCAGTAACCGACCCTGGAGCATCCCAGAAGCTGTACAAGGAGGCTTCATCGAGTGACAAAAACATTGTGCTCTATGAAGGGCTCCTGCATGATCTACTTTTCGAGCGAGAGAAGGAAGAGATCATGGAGCACATAATATCATGGCTGAACAGCAGAGTGTGA
- the LOC131020237 gene encoding type IV inositol polyphosphate 5-phosphatase 9-like isoform X1, protein MVAELIMEASNILRKRVVDDSFIPHFGNMPETSAQNSNQAYFSSQEYCIPQGSFEVFVGSWNVGGIRPPDNLNLDKWLSTQDTMADIYVLGFQEIVPLTAGNILAAENSDISKHWNSLIKAALNKRTLTEDTLQKTEVGESQRIYPLRTQSSIKSNATDYKCIINKQMVGIYITMWARTDLHQYISNLGVSCVGCGILGRLGNKGSVSIRFCLHETSFCFVCSHLASGGKEGDERHRNADAAHILARTLFPPEPLQHLPRKILDHDRVIWLGDLNYRIHLPEDTTRSLVKNKEWSLLLKNDQLRAEMNKGRVFEEWHEELIEFAPTYKYDRKSDDYYGSDHKIKVKRMRAPAWCDRIIWFGKGLKQIQYNRVESRLSDHRPVYARFTAYVEVSKLPGMQGSNLSSRTADSETNLYLSKSE, encoded by the exons ATGGTTGCAGAGCTTATCATGGAGGCAAGTAATATCCTTAGGAAAAGAGTGGTCGATGATTCTTTCATTCCACACTTTGGTAATATGCCAGAAACTTCAGCACAAAACTCAAATCAAGCTTACTTCAGCTCCCAAGAGTATTGTATTCCTCAAGGATCTTTCGA AGTGTTTGTAGGCTCTTGGAATGTAGGAGGCATCCGACCTCCAGACAACTTGAACCTCGACAAGTGGCTCAGTACTCAAGACACCATGGCAGATATATATGTGTTAGG GTTTCAAGAAATTGTACCTCTCACTGCTGGAAATATTTTGGCGGCAGAAAATAGTGATATTTCAAAGCACTGGAACTCTTTAATCAAAGCGGCCCTCAACAAGAGAACACTAACGGAAGATACATTACAAAAGACAGAAGTTGGAGAGTCACAAAGAATTTATCCCCTAAGAACACAGAGTTCTATCAAGTCAAATGCCACAGATTATAAATgcataataaataaacaaatggTAGGAATCTATATTACCATGTGGGCAAGAACCGACCTACACCAGTACATCAGCAATCTGGGTGTCTCATGTGTTGGATGTGGTATCTTGGGGCGCCTGGGAAACAAG GGTTCAGTCTCCATCAGATTTTGCTTGCATGAAACAAGCTTTTGTTTTGTATGTAGCCATTTGGCTTCAGGTGGTAAAGAAGGTGATGAGAGACACCGAAATGCAGATGCAGCACATATATTGGCGCGCACCCTATTTCCACCTGAACCCCTCCAGCATTTGCCCAGAAAAATTCTAGACCATGA CCGGGTGATTTGGCTAGGTGACTTAAATTACAGGATTCACCTGCCTGAGGATACAACAAGATCCTTGGTGAAGAATAAAGAATGGAGCTTATTGTTAAAAAATGAtcag CTGAGAGCTGAGATGAACAAAGGACGTGTCTTTGAGGAATGGCATGAAGAACTAATTGAGTTTGCACCTACATATAAATATGACCGGAAGTCAGATGACTATTATGGATCCGATCACAAAATAAAAGTGAAGAGAATGCGAGCTCCTGCATG GTGTGATAGAATAATTTGGTTTGGCAAAGGACTGAAGCAGATCCAGTACAACAGAGTTGAATCTAGATTATCTGATCATAGGCCTGTTTACGCAAGGTTCACTGCATATGTTGAGGTGTCTAAACTCCCAGGAATGCAAGGCAGCAACTTGTCAAGCAGAACTGCTGATTCAGAAACCAATTTATATTTAAGTAAATCTGAATGA
- the LOC131020237 gene encoding type IV inositol polyphosphate 5-phosphatase 9-like isoform X2, with amino-acid sequence MVAELIMEASNILRKRVVDDSFIPHFGNMPETSAQNSNQAYFSSQEYCIPQGSFEVFVGSWNVGGIRPPDNLNLDKWLSTQDTMADIYVLGFQEIVPLTAGNILAAENSDISKHWNSLIKAALNKRTLTEDTLQKTEVGESQRIYPLRTQSSIKSNATDYKCIINKQMVGIYITMWARTDLHQYISNLGVSCVGCGILGRLGNKGSVSIRFCLHETSFCFVCSHLASGGKEGDERHRNADAAHILARTLFPPEPLQHLPRKILDHEIHLPEDTTRSLVKNKEWSLLLKNDQLRAEMNKGRVFEEWHEELIEFAPTYKYDRKSDDYYGSDHKIKVKRMRAPAWCDRIIWFGKGLKQIQYNRVESRLSDHRPVYARFTAYVEVSKLPGMQGSNLSSRTADSETNLYLSKSE; translated from the exons ATGGTTGCAGAGCTTATCATGGAGGCAAGTAATATCCTTAGGAAAAGAGTGGTCGATGATTCTTTCATTCCACACTTTGGTAATATGCCAGAAACTTCAGCACAAAACTCAAATCAAGCTTACTTCAGCTCCCAAGAGTATTGTATTCCTCAAGGATCTTTCGA AGTGTTTGTAGGCTCTTGGAATGTAGGAGGCATCCGACCTCCAGACAACTTGAACCTCGACAAGTGGCTCAGTACTCAAGACACCATGGCAGATATATATGTGTTAGG GTTTCAAGAAATTGTACCTCTCACTGCTGGAAATATTTTGGCGGCAGAAAATAGTGATATTTCAAAGCACTGGAACTCTTTAATCAAAGCGGCCCTCAACAAGAGAACACTAACGGAAGATACATTACAAAAGACAGAAGTTGGAGAGTCACAAAGAATTTATCCCCTAAGAACACAGAGTTCTATCAAGTCAAATGCCACAGATTATAAATgcataataaataaacaaatggTAGGAATCTATATTACCATGTGGGCAAGAACCGACCTACACCAGTACATCAGCAATCTGGGTGTCTCATGTGTTGGATGTGGTATCTTGGGGCGCCTGGGAAACAAG GGTTCAGTCTCCATCAGATTTTGCTTGCATGAAACAAGCTTTTGTTTTGTATGTAGCCATTTGGCTTCAGGTGGTAAAGAAGGTGATGAGAGACACCGAAATGCAGATGCAGCACATATATTGGCGCGCACCCTATTTCCACCTGAACCCCTCCAGCATTTGCCCAGAAAAATTCTAGACCATGA GATTCACCTGCCTGAGGATACAACAAGATCCTTGGTGAAGAATAAAGAATGGAGCTTATTGTTAAAAAATGAtcag CTGAGAGCTGAGATGAACAAAGGACGTGTCTTTGAGGAATGGCATGAAGAACTAATTGAGTTTGCACCTACATATAAATATGACCGGAAGTCAGATGACTATTATGGATCCGATCACAAAATAAAAGTGAAGAGAATGCGAGCTCCTGCATG GTGTGATAGAATAATTTGGTTTGGCAAAGGACTGAAGCAGATCCAGTACAACAGAGTTGAATCTAGATTATCTGATCATAGGCCTGTTTACGCAAGGTTCACTGCATATGTTGAGGTGTCTAAACTCCCAGGAATGCAAGGCAGCAACTTGTCAAGCAGAACTGCTGATTCAGAAACCAATTTATATTTAAGTAAATCTGAATGA
- the LOC131020238 gene encoding uncharacterized protein LOC131020238 isoform X2 → MRGKENKNLLKWKLKERVAREQERRREERQILEKKKATENRIKAASSVKDHLTNFPHFRHYRGNGLHAHLESGRGDRLPVRTKQYIQNLLKLNMEAPFGSEWPDEEKIKRRDTVAPEARYIFVHEVSDEDADKVSELRDMGKACNCNGPIVGFVHYRFTLEEEVPVLYVYELQLEHRVQGKGLGKFLMQLIELIASQNGMGAVVLTVQRANPLAMNFYIQKLRYTIAAISPSKVNPLGPERNYEILCAPRYHIQHMRHPDC, encoded by the exons ATGCGAgggaaagaaaacaaaaatttgcTCAAATGGAAGCTGAAGGAAAGAGTTGCGAGAGAGCAAGAAAGAAGACGCGAAGAGAG GCAGATACTGGAGAAGAAGAAAGCAACCGAGAACAGGATCAAAGCTGCTTCTTCGGTGAAAGATCATCTCACTAATTTCCCGCATTTTCGTCACTATCGAGGAAACG GATTGCATGCACATTTAGAGTCAGGACGTGGCGATAGGCTCCCAGTTCGTACAAAACAATACATTCAAAACCTTCTTAAG TTAAATATGGAGGCACCTTTTGGATCAGAGTGGCCAGATGAAGAAAAGATCAAGAGACGGGATACGGTTGCACCAGAAGCTCGTTACATATTTGTGCACGAGGTATCGGATGAGGATGCTGATAAAGTGTCAGAATTAAGGGACATGGGGAAGGCATGCAACTGTAATGGCCCTATTGTTGGTTTTGTACATTACCGATTCACTCTGGAGGAAGAAGTGCCTGTACTTTATGTCTATGAATTACAGCTTGAGCATCGTGTTCAAGGAAAGGGACTAGGAAAATTCTTAATGCAACTAATTGAGCTTATTGCTTCTCAG AATGGAATGGGTGCTGTGGTTCTAACTGTCCAAAGAGCAAATCCATTAGCAATGAACTTTTATATCCAGAAACTGAG GTACACAATTGCTGCAATTTCACCCTCAAAAGTTAATCCG TTGGGTCCAGAGAGAAACTATGAGATACTTT GCGCCCCAAGATACCACATCCAACACATGAGACACCCAGATTGCTGA
- the LOC131020238 gene encoding uncharacterized protein LOC131020238 isoform X1, with protein sequence MRGKENKNLLKWKLKERVAREQERRREERQILEKKKATENRIKAASSVKDHLTNFPHFRHYRGNGLHAHLESGRGDRLPVRTKQYIQNLLKLNMEAPFGSEWPDEEKIKRRDTVAPEARYIFVHEVSDEDADKVSELRDMGKACNCNGPIVGFVHYRFTLEEEVPVLYVYELQLEHRVQGKGLGKFLMQLIELIASQNGMGAVVLTVQRANPLAMNFYIQKLRYTIAAISPSKVNPLGPERNYEILCKSLDHEAQAVLEAPQDTTSNT encoded by the exons ATGCGAgggaaagaaaacaaaaatttgcTCAAATGGAAGCTGAAGGAAAGAGTTGCGAGAGAGCAAGAAAGAAGACGCGAAGAGAG GCAGATACTGGAGAAGAAGAAAGCAACCGAGAACAGGATCAAAGCTGCTTCTTCGGTGAAAGATCATCTCACTAATTTCCCGCATTTTCGTCACTATCGAGGAAACG GATTGCATGCACATTTAGAGTCAGGACGTGGCGATAGGCTCCCAGTTCGTACAAAACAATACATTCAAAACCTTCTTAAG TTAAATATGGAGGCACCTTTTGGATCAGAGTGGCCAGATGAAGAAAAGATCAAGAGACGGGATACGGTTGCACCAGAAGCTCGTTACATATTTGTGCACGAGGTATCGGATGAGGATGCTGATAAAGTGTCAGAATTAAGGGACATGGGGAAGGCATGCAACTGTAATGGCCCTATTGTTGGTTTTGTACATTACCGATTCACTCTGGAGGAAGAAGTGCCTGTACTTTATGTCTATGAATTACAGCTTGAGCATCGTGTTCAAGGAAAGGGACTAGGAAAATTCTTAATGCAACTAATTGAGCTTATTGCTTCTCAG AATGGAATGGGTGCTGTGGTTCTAACTGTCCAAAGAGCAAATCCATTAGCAATGAACTTTTATATCCAGAAACTGAG GTACACAATTGCTGCAATTTCACCCTCAAAAGTTAATCCG TTGGGTCCAGAGAGAAACTATGAGATACTTTGTAAGTCATTAGACCATGAAGCTCAGGCAGTCTTGGAG GCGCCCCAAGATACCACATCCAACACATGA
- the LOC131020238 gene encoding uncharacterized protein LOC131020238 isoform X3 — protein MEAEGKSCERARKKTRREILEKKKATENRIKAASSVKDHLTNFPHFRHYRGNGLHAHLESGRGDRLPVRTKQYIQNLLKLNMEAPFGSEWPDEEKIKRRDTVAPEARYIFVHEVSDEDADKVSELRDMGKACNCNGPIVGFVHYRFTLEEEVPVLYVYELQLEHRVQGKGLGKFLMQLIELIASQNGMGAVVLTVQRANPLAMNFYIQKLRYTIAAISPSKVNPLGPERNYEILCKSLDHEAQAVLEAPQDTTSNT, from the exons ATGGAAGCTGAAGGAAAGAGTTGCGAGAGAGCAAGAAAGAAGACGCGAAGAGAG ATACTGGAGAAGAAGAAAGCAACCGAGAACAGGATCAAAGCTGCTTCTTCGGTGAAAGATCATCTCACTAATTTCCCGCATTTTCGTCACTATCGAGGAAACG GATTGCATGCACATTTAGAGTCAGGACGTGGCGATAGGCTCCCAGTTCGTACAAAACAATACATTCAAAACCTTCTTAAG TTAAATATGGAGGCACCTTTTGGATCAGAGTGGCCAGATGAAGAAAAGATCAAGAGACGGGATACGGTTGCACCAGAAGCTCGTTACATATTTGTGCACGAGGTATCGGATGAGGATGCTGATAAAGTGTCAGAATTAAGGGACATGGGGAAGGCATGCAACTGTAATGGCCCTATTGTTGGTTTTGTACATTACCGATTCACTCTGGAGGAAGAAGTGCCTGTACTTTATGTCTATGAATTACAGCTTGAGCATCGTGTTCAAGGAAAGGGACTAGGAAAATTCTTAATGCAACTAATTGAGCTTATTGCTTCTCAG AATGGAATGGGTGCTGTGGTTCTAACTGTCCAAAGAGCAAATCCATTAGCAATGAACTTTTATATCCAGAAACTGAG GTACACAATTGCTGCAATTTCACCCTCAAAAGTTAATCCG TTGGGTCCAGAGAGAAACTATGAGATACTTTGTAAGTCATTAGACCATGAAGCTCAGGCAGTCTTGGAG GCGCCCCAAGATACCACATCCAACACATGA